The following DNA comes from Candidatus Nitrosotalea okcheonensis.
AGTTCAGAATCTACTTTGCAAGTTAAGATGGCTCAATTAAGATATGAAATGTCAAGGGCCAAAGAAAAAGTTAGGCTTGCCAAGATGGGAGAACAACCTGGATTCATGGGAATAGGAAAATTCGAAGTGGATGTCTACTTTAATGATATTAAAAACAGAATGAATGGTGTAAAATCAAAGTTAGTAAAATCATCAACACAACGCGCACTTCATAGACAAGCAAGAAAAAGATTCGGATTTAAGACAATCTCTCTTGCAGGTTATACATCAGCAGGAAAGACTACACTTTTCAACATATTAACAGGGGAAGAAAAAGAAGAAAGCCCAAAACTTTTCACCACTCTTTCTACAACCACGCGAAAGATTAGGCTCAAAAATTCAGAGGTTTTGATTTCAGATACTGTAGGCTTCATAAGTAGACTTCCAGCATACATGGTACAAGCATTCAAGTCAACTCTCGAAGAGCTTGTCTATACAGATGTTGTAATAGTTGTAATTGATATTAGTGATACAATTTTGGAATTAAGAAAAAAATTCAAAAGCTGTATTTCTACTTTAGATGAGATTGGCGTAAATAAAGACAAGATGATTTTTGTTTTAAATAAATCAGATTTGATTTCAAAAGAAGAATTATCTGAGAAGTCAAGTCAACTTGACCTAACAAATAATAAAAAATGGCTAGCAATATCTTCTTCAACTGGGTTTAATATTGCACAATTAAAGACTTTGATATATCAAGCACTAGACAATGCACCAAGCATAGAGAAGAAAAATGAAACACCCAGGCCAGAAATTAGAATAAACTATGAAGATTGAAGTTTTACGTATAGGTACACGACTGGTGAGAGACGACAGAGTAACTACACATGTCACTCTTGTATCCAGAGCATTTGGGGCATCGAAAATATACATGTATGATGCAAATCCAGAGATCATAGAGACTGTCTACAAGGTAAACAAAATGTGGGGTAGTGATTTCAAAGTAGAAATAATTGAAAATTGGAAAGATATTATAAAATTAAAAAAGAAAGATTTGTTCAAGATAGTACATTTGACGATGTATGGTGAAAACATCAATGATATACAGGATCAAGTAAAAAAAGAAGAAAAAATTTTGATTGTAGTTGGAGCAGAAAAGGTTCCAAGAGAGGCATATGACATGGCTGACTATAACATTGCAATTGGAAATCAACCACATTCAGAGATCTCAGCACTTGCCATACTACTTGATAGAATTTCACAAGGACAATATCTGCAGAAAAAGTACTCCGATGCAGAACGGGAGATAGTTCCAACAAAAAAAGGAAAAAATGTGATAGATAAAACTACTAATTGAGGCAATTATATAAAACAGGTTAAAACGGCCGTGTAGAAACCATTTGATTAAATATAGAGATTAGAAAAGAAGAGGTACAATGTCAGTGGAACATGAAGATCCTTTTGTAAAAATTGCTGCCTTGATTGGTGGAGATGAATATCTGAAAGTTGCCCGCTCTCTTCTCAATACAGAAGATGCTACTGATGAAGAAATAGCAAGTTCAACTGGGCTTAGAATCAACATAGTTAGAAAAGTATTGTACGATCTTTTTGGCAAGGCTCTGATAACAGGAATAAGAGTAAAAGACGAAAAAAAGGGGTGGTTTGTTTACAGATGGAGAGCAAGAAAGGATGAAGTAGATAATTTCATAGAGAACCAGAAAAAGAAGATCGTAGAAAGATTACAACAAAGAATGGATTATGAGAATTCTGCAGATTTTTATCATTGTGGAAATGAAGATTGTCAGAAATTGACCTTTGAAAAGGCGCTTGATTTGTCCTTCAAGTGTCCTACTTGTGGAAAATTAGTAAATCTTTCAAAAAATGAAAAGCTGAAAAAGGCTTTACAAGGAAAGATAGATCAGCTACGTGATGATTTAAAACATTAAGATACATAGTGTAAAACTATTTCGTTTTGTAGTTTCTCGATCTTTTTTAATTTAAAGGAGTTAGATACATTACCAAATCCAATACCTTCAACTAGAGAAATTGCAGTACTTCCTCCTAGAACATATGGTGTAACAGTAATTATAATTTCATCTACTAGTTTTTCTTTGAAAAAATACCAGTTAGTGGTACCTCCACCTTCAACAACAATTCTTTTGATTCCTTTTTCTCCAAGTATCTTCAATAGTTTTTTTATATTGATTTTTTTCTTTCCACATCTGATTATTTCAACTCCTTTTACAACAAATCGTTCTACATTTTTTGGAGCATTTTCAGATACAACAAGTATTGTATGGATTTTTTTTGCAGTATTGATCACTTTTAATTTCGGAGACAAATTACCTTTTGAATTAAGAATTACACGAATGGGATTTTTTCCCTTCACATATCGGACAGTAAGTAATGGATTATCTATATTTACAGTATTTTTTCCTATTAGTACTGCATCGACACTTTTCCTAAGATTATGCATTCTTACCAGATCTTTTTTAGATGAAAGATTGGATCTTCCAGTACGGGTGGCTATCTTTCCATCGATGCTAATGGCAGCACTAAGTATAACATATGGTCTAGATTTTTCCATGTACTAGTTCTCCTTCATACATCACTGCTTTTATCGTATTTTCAGAAGCTCTCTGTACTATTGAGGCGTGTGGATTATGCATTGGTTCAAGATCAATCGAATGTTTTTCAATAAATATACAATCTGCTATTTTACCATTTTGGATAATTCCAATTTTGCCACCCAAAAATTTTGAAGCGTTTGTAGTAGCCATTTTGAGTATATCTTTTGGCGATAGTCTTTTCTTAGTAATGCCCATTGAAACTTTCCAAAGATAATCCATTTCCCTGAACATATCAGGTGAATTTATCATTACATTATCAGTTCCAATTGCCACGTTACAACCAGTATCAAGCATGAGATCTACATCAGGAATGCCCTCCGCAAGAGATCCATTCGCTCTAGGGCATACAACAATACTTGCCCCATTGTTGACTACCATCACAAGATCTTTTTTTGAAGCATATGTCATATGCACCAAGAAATTCGGTTTTGCAAGTAGAGCTCGTTGAGTCTCAGTTTTCATAGATATCTTTCTTGATGTTATGTTACTTTCTTCAGTCTCAGCTGAGTGTATGGCACGAATTTTTCTTGTTTTTGCAAAATATCGTAATGCAGAGTTACTAAACTCGTTTGGACCACTAATACCGAGTCCATCGCAATTCATCAGAAGTTTTTGTAGAGACAATTTATTGTGTTGTGGAATAGGAGTATCATTTTTAATGGATCTTGTATCCTGATAATACTCAATCCTTCCTAAAATTATAGGCCTTATCGAGATATCTGACGAGGCATTTTTTAATAGATTAATTCCTTCAATGCCTCTCTCTCGAAAATCAACAAATGATGTTATTCCTTTTTTAACCATAGAAATACATGAATTTTTTACAAAGCTTGTAAGGTGCGATTTGTCTGAATTTTTGAGGATTTTTTGTTTAAATCCACTAACAGGATGTACCTTTTCCTCAACGTCTGCATCTATTCCTATGTCTTTTGCTATAGAGTCTCCAATATGCGTATGTGAATTGATTAGTCCAGGCATCATCAATAGGCCTTCACCATCAAATACTGCTTCATCTTTATGAGGCAAGAGTTTTACTCCTATTTTCTCAATATTCTTTCCAGAAATTCTTACATTGGTATTTTGAATATAATCCAGTTCTATACCGTAAAGCAGACTGATATTTTTTATTAGCATGTTGTCTCAAGAATTCGTGTATCTTTTTTACCAGAATCTCTAAGCTCACGAATTTTATCTAATGAGTGAGTAGCTAATTTTGCTGCATCTCTTCCTGTTTTTGCAGTTCCAATTCCACAGTTAAATGAAATATCATATTTTTGTTTTACAATTTCAAGAAACTTTGTTATTTCATCCTTGTTGATATCAGAACTTATTATCATAAAATTATCCCCACCCATGAAGAATGTAAGGGAGTTTCTCTGGAGGAAAAACTTTGACATCTCAGAATATAAGGTGATGATAAGCGAAGATACTTCATAAGGTGATTTTTTTGCAGAAACTGAGGTTGAGCCATCTACATCCATGTGTATAATCTGAACTAAATCTACATCATCTTTATTCAACGATAACCCAAAGACATTATGATCTTCGTTCAGACTGGCGTTAGATCGTCGTGCCTTGTCAGCGTTTGAGCTTGCTTCAAATGGAGTATTTCCTTGCCCAATAGACATGGACAAGCCTAGCTCAAAGGATTTTACTAGTTGCCTTTGAATTTCTACATGATCATCAATTGATAGACCATTAGTTATTACAAAGATTTCATCAAACCTGTTAGGAAATGCAAGACAGTTTTTTTCTGAAAATAAATTTTGTATTTCTTTGTACAATGATGCTTGAAGCATTTGAAGTCTATGCTCTCGATCACTACCCAAGGTCAGAGTCCATGGTCCATAACCAGTAATCTTTATAATTGTTAATTGAATCATTTTCTGATTTTTTCCAGTTCTTCAGATAGTTTCTTTGCAGCTTCAATAGCTCTCTCAGCTACAGGTCGTATTCTTTGGTGTGCTTGTCTATCACTCATTCCAGGTCCAGTTATTCCCAATGTTACTGGTTTTTGATGTTTTATCGAGAGATCTGCTAATGCTTTTGCAGTTACATGTGAAATTAGTTCATCATGTTTTGTTTGCCCTCTGATTACGGCTCCAAGAGTCACTACAGCATCAACGTCTTTTTTTTGTAATAGTGTATCAATTAAGAGAGGCATATCAAATACGCCTGGTACTTTACTAATGTATTTCACATTCATTTTTAACACATCTGCTTTTTCTATAGCAAGATCAAGCATTTTAGAAGTAATTTCGCTATTAAATTCTGCAACAACAATTGCTATATTCAAAATTAATGCTCCTTAGCAAGTTTAACAAGCTCGGTACCATCAAAATATGGTATAACATTATCTTTGGCATATTTTTTTGCCTTTTCTGTAGACAATGCTGTATATGTTTGAGAGTCCAGCATTTCACAAATTGCTGTAACTTGTGAAAGTCCTGCAAGGTTCATCAGGTAAATAGACATTTCAGTATGTCCCAATCTATTTGATAATAATCCTTCAGAGGCAATAAGCAATGGAACGTGACCAGGTGTCTTAAAATTGGAATTAAAAATATCTTTTTTGTTAGCATTTTCATTTTTATACAATGCTGCCATCTGAGAAATTGTGAATGCTCTTTCTTTATCTGTTATTCCAGTGAATGTATTTTTATGATTAATTGAAATTGAAAACGAGGGTCGATCTCCATAAGGAGCAGTGCCTATTATCATCTTCTTTAAATCTACATCAAAATTTTGAGAATTGAAAAGAATTTCATGCATATAGTCTAATCCCAAATTTGATGCAAGTGTATGATTAATTGACATGCAAATTAGTCCTCCAGCATCCATACGCATACGTGCTATATGTTCCGGAGTTACAAATTCTGCTGCAACTACCATATCCACCTCGTTTTCGCGTTTATTGCCATCATGAAGTAGAATGAAATCACCTCTCCTAAGTGATGAGAGTGCTTCATCTAAGGACATATGTTTGATCAGCTTTTCATTATTGTTATAAATCTTACTAGAAAATTGGTAATTACTAAAATAGTGGTAATACGTTAGCCTTCAGATAAAATATATTTTCCGAGTATGTCAGTTTCAATATTAACTTTGTCGCCAATGTTTTTGTAATTTAGATTAGTTATTTGCATAGTATGCGGTATTATTGAAACAGAAAAATAATTTTTCAATGTATCAGTGACCGTCAAGCTTATGCCATCAACTGTTATAGAACCTTTCTTGATGATGTATTTTGATAATTCTTGTGGAATTTTTATCCAGATTTGTACTTGGTGTGTTTGTTTTTTAATCTTGAAAATAGTACCAACGCCATCAACATGTCCTAATACAAAATGTCCTTCTAATCGTTCACCAACTTTAAGACTTCTTTCAATATTGACTTTGTCACCACGTATCAAGGATCCTAGACTAGTTTTTTTTATTGTTTCACTAATCATTTCAAATTCTGTTATTCCCTTGGAAATATTTATTGCTGTAAGACACACACCATTTACTGCGACACT
Coding sequences within:
- the hflX gene encoding GTPase HflX, with protein sequence MKDSAILITYDKEDSLKEALGLCDSAGYEVRKIIQHRILNKSKYGLGEGKVDELKEMLGTIKPDVIIFDEILKPSQNYNLASTLKMNILDREALILEIFERRAKSSESTLQVKMAQLRYEMSRAKEKVRLAKMGEQPGFMGIGKFEVDVYFNDIKNRMNGVKSKLVKSSTQRALHRQARKRFGFKTISLAGYTSAGKTTLFNILTGEEKEESPKLFTTLSTTTRKIRLKNSEVLISDTVGFISRLPAYMVQAFKSTLEELVYTDVVIVVIDISDTILELRKKFKSCISTLDEIGVNKDKMIFVLNKSDLISKEELSEKSSQLDLTNNKKWLAISSSTGFNIAQLKTLIYQALDNAPSIEKKNETPRPEIRINYED
- a CDS encoding tRNA (cytidine(56)-2'-O)-methyltransferase, translating into MKIEVLRIGTRLVRDDRVTTHVTLVSRAFGASKIYMYDANPEIIETVYKVNKMWGSDFKVEIIENWKDIIKLKKKDLFKIVHLTMYGENINDIQDQVKKEEKILIVVGAEKVPREAYDMADYNIAIGNQPHSEISALAILLDRISQGQYLQKKYSDAEREIVPTKKGKNVIDKTTN
- a CDS encoding transcription factor produces the protein MSVEHEDPFVKIAALIGGDEYLKVARSLLNTEDATDEEIASSTGLRINIVRKVLYDLFGKALITGIRVKDEKKGWFVYRWRARKDEVDNFIENQKKKIVERLQQRMDYENSADFYHCGNEDCQKLTFEKALDLSFKCPTCGKLVNLSKNEKLKKALQGKIDQLRDDLKH
- a CDS encoding 2,5-diamino-6-(ribosylamino)-4(3H)-pyrimidinone 5'-phosphate reductase: MEKSRPYVILSAAISIDGKIATRTGRSNLSSKKDLVRMHNLRKSVDAVLIGKNTVNIDNPLLTVRYVKGKNPIRVILNSKGNLSPKLKVINTAKKIHTILVVSENAPKNVERFVVKGVEIIRCGKKKINIKKLLKILGEKGIKRIVVEGGGTTNWYFFKEKLVDEIIITVTPYVLGGSTAISLVEGIGFGNVSNSFKLKKIEKLQNEIVLHYVS
- a CDS encoding amidohydrolase family protein; the protein is MLIKNISLLYGIELDYIQNTNVRISGKNIEKIGVKLLPHKDEAVFDGEGLLMMPGLINSHTHIGDSIAKDIGIDADVEEKVHPVSGFKQKILKNSDKSHLTSFVKNSCISMVKKGITSFVDFRERGIEGINLLKNASSDISIRPIILGRIEYYQDTRSIKNDTPIPQHNKLSLQKLLMNCDGLGISGPNEFSNSALRYFAKTRKIRAIHSAETEESNITSRKISMKTETQRALLAKPNFLVHMTYASKKDLVMVVNNGASIVVCPRANGSLAEGIPDVDLMLDTGCNVAIGTDNVMINSPDMFREMDYLWKVSMGITKKRLSPKDILKMATTNASKFLGGKIGIIQNGKIADCIFIEKHSIDLEPMHNPHASIVQRASENTIKAVMYEGELVHGKI
- a CDS encoding GTP cyclohydrolase IIa, encoding MIQLTIIKITGYGPWTLTLGSDREHRLQMLQASLYKEIQNLFSEKNCLAFPNRFDEIFVITNGLSIDDHVEIQRQLVKSFELGLSMSIGQGNTPFEASSNADKARRSNASLNEDHNVFGLSLNKDDVDLVQIIHMDVDGSTSVSAKKSPYEVSSLIITLYSEMSKFFLQRNSLTFFMGGDNFMIISSDINKDEITKFLEIVKQKYDISFNCGIGTAKTGRDAAKLATHSLDKIRELRDSGKKDTRILETTC
- the ribH gene encoding 6,7-dimethyl-8-ribityllumazine synthase codes for the protein MNIAIVVAEFNSEITSKMLDLAIEKADVLKMNVKYISKVPGVFDMPLLIDTLLQKKDVDAVVTLGAVIRGQTKHDELISHVTAKALADLSIKHQKPVTLGITGPGMSDRQAHQRIRPVAERAIEAAKKLSEELEKIRK
- the ribB gene encoding 3,4-dihydroxy-2-butanone-4-phosphate synthase, which produces MSLDEALSSLRRGDFILLHDGNKRENEVDMVVAAEFVTPEHIARMRMDAGGLICMSINHTLASNLGLDYMHEILFNSQNFDVDLKKMIIGTAPYGDRPSFSISINHKNTFTGITDKERAFTISQMAALYKNENANKKDIFNSNFKTPGHVPLLIASEGLLSNRLGHTEMSIYLMNLAGLSQVTAICEMLDSQTYTALSTEKAKKYAKDNVIPYFDGTELVKLAKEH
- a CDS encoding riboflavin synthase — translated: MFTGIIEGLGNIVMFDKKTSNRSAAKMKIKLGKIAKGLKVGDSVAVNGVCLTAINISKGITEFEMISETIKKTSLGSLIRGDKVNIERSLKVGERLEGHFVLGHVDGVGTIFKIKKQTHQVQIWIKIPQELSKYIIKKGSITVDGISLTVTDTLKNYFSVSIIPHTMQITNLNYKNIGDKVNIETDILGKYILSEG